The following are from one region of the Nicotiana tomentosiformis chromosome 7, ASM39032v3, whole genome shotgun sequence genome:
- the LOC138895565 gene encoding uncharacterized protein — protein sequence MGPSGREARSKFENVRADHSFGNRDSGSSSSRFRKDRGERNRDANTNARIGDYNFNVNTSELVAILRSMGDKVRWPKEMRSNPNRRNPDFWCEFHNDQSHRTSDYRLLQGEVEHLLKQGYLTELFSKKGKQAYMKNRQEPPKPPSPKRTVNVINGGEEVNGVTYTAARKTTKFTITHGKQTRQTLEDDNITFDDADADGLMIPHNEALAISLLIHDTNIKRVLIDPGSSVNIILLRVVNEMLMGDRVVPKARFLSGFYNSTVITKGEIELSTYA from the coding sequence ATGGGACCTTCGGGGCGAGAAGCTCGTTCCAAATTCGAAAACGTACGGGCTGATCACAGTTTCGGAAATAGAGATTCAGGTTCGTCATCGTCGAGATTCAGAAAAGATCGAGGTGAACGTAACAGAGATGCTAATACAAACGCAAGGATTGGGGACTACAATTTTAACGTGAATACCTCCGAGTTGGTTGCTATTTTAAGAAGCATGGGGGATAAGGTACGATGGCCTAAAGAGATGAGATCAAATCCAAATAGAAGAAACCCGGACTTTTGGTGCGAGTTCCATAAtgatcaaagccatagaacatcAGACTACAGATTATTACAAGGTGAGGTGGAACATTTATTGAAGCAGGGCTATCTGACGGAATTGTTCAGCAAGAAAGGCAAACAAGCTTACATGAAAAATAGGCAAGAGCCCCCAAAACCTCCGTCTCCAAAGAGAACAGTAAATGTGATAAACGGCGGAGAAGAAGTCAACGGCGTAACCTATACAGCCGCGAGAAAAACAACAAAATTCACAATAACTCATGGGAAACAAACTCGCCAAACTCTGGAAGACGACAACATAACCTTTGATGATGCAGATGCCGATGGATTAATGATTCCTCACAACGAGGCACTGGCaatatctttacttatacatgatactaatataaaacgagttttgattgaccCAGGTAGCTCTGTGAATATCATTTTATTACGAGTGGTGAACGAAATGCTGATGGGCGATCGTGTAGTTCCAAAAGCACGTTTCTTATCTGGGTTTTATAACTCAACCGTTATTACAAAGGGCGAGATTGAACTAAGCACATACGCATAG